One segment of Mus caroli chromosome 6, CAROLI_EIJ_v1.1, whole genome shotgun sequence DNA contains the following:
- the Vamp1 gene encoding vesicle-associated membrane protein 1 isoform X2: MSAPAQPPAEGTEGAAPGGGPPGPPPNMTSNRRLQQTQAQVEEVVDIMRVNVDKVLERDQKLSELDDRADALQAGASQFESSAAKLKRKYWWKNCKMMIMLGAICAIIVVVIVIYFFT; the protein is encoded by the exons AT GTCTGCTCCAGCTCAGCCGCCTGCTGAAGGGACAGAAGGGGCTGCCCCTGGTGGGggtcctcctggtcctcctccNAACATGACCAGTAACAGACGGTTACAGCAGACCCAGGCACAAGTGGAGGAG GTGGTGGACATCATGCGTGTGAATGTGGACAAGGTCTTGGAGAGGGACCAGAAGTTGTCAGAGCTGGATGACCGGGCTGACGCCTTGCAGGCTGGAGCGTCACAATTTGAGAGCAGTGCTGCCAAGCTAAAAAGGAAGTACTGGTGGAAAAACTGCAAG ATGATGATCATGCTGGGAGCTATCTGTGCCATCATCGTGGTAGTGATTGTAA TCTACTTTTTTACTTGA
- the Vamp1 gene encoding vesicle-associated membrane protein 1 isoform X1 has product MSAPAQPPAEGTEGAAPGGGPPGPPPNMTSNRRLQQTQAQVEEVVDIMRVNVDKVLERDQKLSELDDRADALQAGASQFESSAAKLKRKYWWKNCKMMIMLGAICAIIVVVIVSKYRGGR; this is encoded by the exons AT GTCTGCTCCAGCTCAGCCGCCTGCTGAAGGGACAGAAGGGGCTGCCCCTGGTGGGggtcctcctggtcctcctccNAACATGACCAGTAACAGACGGTTACAGCAGACCCAGGCACAAGTGGAGGAG GTGGTGGACATCATGCGTGTGAATGTGGACAAGGTCTTGGAGAGGGACCAGAAGTTGTCAGAGCTGGATGACCGGGCTGACGCCTTGCAGGCTGGAGCGTCACAATTTGAGAGCAGTGCTGCCAAGCTAAAAAGGAAGTACTGGTGGAAAAACTGCAAG ATGATGATCATGCTGGGAGCTATCTGTGCCATCATCGTGGTAGTGATTGTAAGTAAGTATCGCGGAGGTCGCTGA